One Picrophilus oshimae DSM 9789 genomic region harbors:
- a CDS encoding signal peptidase I, whose protein sequence is MDVKNLFSLILFELLFLILAGFLSEFIYYKSDFNFLLLFLFLFVFYFYSNLTILIYVSKYFQLVYSVIAISAVLLIVQYTLKGNVYINKILKEKRKPRIKVNKRMEKGTVILIASMLAFAGIAYIINSEHYVVADPTGSMYPVIKPGSLLFVEPVNPKTVKIGDIIEFNAPWKNGVYYAHEIIRICYINGSEYVRTKGVANPSEDPMPVPLKNIVGIVVFNLPYAGYPIIYSKLTLAIIISILIVFISIPEKRRYKHHFKSRLK, encoded by the coding sequence ATGGATGTAAAAAATTTGTTTTCTTTAATACTCTTTGAGCTGCTTTTTTTGATCCTTGCTGGATTTCTATCAGAATTTATATATTATAAAAGTGATTTTAACTTTTTATTATTGTTTCTGTTTTTATTTGTATTCTATTTTTACAGTAATTTAACAATATTAATCTACGTTTCAAAGTATTTTCAGCTTGTTTACAGTGTAATTGCCATATCTGCGGTGCTGTTAATTGTACAATACACATTGAAGGGCAATGTATATATAAATAAAATATTAAAGGAAAAAAGAAAGCCAAGGATAAAGGTAAACAAAAGGATGGAAAAGGGCACAGTCATATTGATTGCATCGATGCTGGCATTTGCCGGCATTGCATATATTATTAACAGTGAGCACTACGTTGTTGCAGATCCAACAGGAAGCATGTACCCTGTTATAAAACCCGGGTCACTTTTATTTGTTGAACCGGTAAATCCTAAAACCGTTAAAATAGGCGATATAATAGAATTCAATGCCCCATGGAAGAACGGTGTTTATTACGCCCATGAGATTATAAGAATATGCTATATAAACGGATCAGAGTACGTGAGAACAAAAGGGGTCGCAAATCCATCGGAGGATCCAATGCCGGTTCCATTGAAAAACATCGTTGGAATAGTGGTTTTTAATTTACCATATGCGGGATATCCGATAATATACAGCAAGCTAACCCTCGCCATAATAATATCAATTCTTATAGTTTTTATATCAATTCCAGAAAAAAGGCGTTATAAACACCATTTTAAATCCCGGTTAAAGTAG
- a CDS encoding APC family permease, whose amino-acid sequence MEDNLKKSGLKRGFSLHDAAMFGIGGAIGSGILFAVAGGTTYAGPAIIISWIIAAIMIVIVTIPYAEFSAMAPRGGISARISYYSYGSYGGFMSGWSLFLWAVLIPPIEAVAVSEYASYYIKGLYSSVTGFLTPEGIALSIALTILFVFINLFGIRKFGIVNNVLTWFKILVVVAIIVIVPLFVFRPSNFTTPSFMPSNASGILIAIPATGILFSFGGYRQVADMAGEIKNPKRNLPRAIGITLAVQSIFYILMTIIVVGSVNWTGLKTAPGSWSVVGSLGSPIVTIIHSNIAYLHGYAVPVLSGLIILALIFAIFSPMGTFGVYLTGSSRIIFGLSREGAIPSFFGSTTKKGTPLYAIILVAVIGDLFLIPFPSWYTLTDFVVVAAVVNFAIVAASLPVIRKLYPEIERPFKVPFATAWSFVAFIASSILIYFATYPDTLYALGATLAGSVVFIYQAYKKHFQELSIKNSLWIPVYIIVMIIISYLGSSSTGGINLIKYPYDIVSVIIVGIVFWFVSQASAPRSVKGDMESLIKNAPEDV is encoded by the coding sequence ATGGAGGACAATTTAAAAAAATCAGGCCTAAAAAGGGGATTCTCTTTGCATGATGCCGCCATGTTTGGCATCGGTGGGGCCATAGGTTCAGGTATATTATTTGCAGTTGCCGGTGGAACAACGTATGCAGGTCCTGCAATAATAATATCATGGATCATTGCGGCCATCATGATCGTCATTGTAACAATACCATATGCGGAGTTTTCGGCGATGGCCCCCAGGGGAGGGATCAGCGCCAGGATCTCATACTATTCATATGGCAGTTACGGCGGCTTTATGTCCGGCTGGTCCCTCTTTCTCTGGGCAGTTTTAATTCCACCCATAGAGGCCGTTGCCGTTTCAGAATATGCATCATATTATATAAAGGGGCTTTACAGCTCTGTTACCGGTTTTCTTACACCAGAGGGCATTGCACTTTCGATAGCGCTTACAATACTATTTGTCTTCATAAATCTGTTTGGCATAAGAAAATTCGGAATTGTAAATAATGTATTAACGTGGTTCAAGATTCTGGTTGTTGTTGCAATAATTGTTATAGTGCCACTGTTTGTTTTTAGGCCATCAAATTTTACAACACCATCATTCATGCCATCAAACGCATCCGGAATATTAATAGCAATACCTGCCACAGGCATATTGTTCTCATTTGGCGGCTACAGGCAGGTGGCAGATATGGCAGGCGAGATAAAAAATCCAAAGAGGAACCTTCCAAGGGCAATAGGCATAACACTGGCCGTGCAGAGCATATTCTATATATTAATGACAATAATTGTTGTTGGTTCTGTCAACTGGACAGGTCTTAAAACGGCTCCTGGAAGCTGGTCTGTTGTTGGCAGCCTTGGATCACCAATAGTTACAATAATACATTCAAATATAGCATATTTACATGGTTATGCGGTTCCGGTTCTATCAGGATTGATAATACTTGCACTTATATTTGCTATTTTTTCACCAATGGGCACATTTGGCGTCTATCTTACAGGAAGCTCAAGAATCATATTCGGCCTTTCAAGGGAGGGCGCAATACCATCATTCTTTGGGAGCACAACAAAGAAGGGCACTCCATTATATGCAATAATACTTGTTGCCGTCATTGGGGACCTGTTTTTAATACCATTTCCGAGCTGGTACACATTAACAGACTTCGTTGTTGTTGCGGCAGTGGTAAACTTTGCAATAGTTGCAGCCTCTTTACCTGTTATAAGGAAATTATACCCGGAAATAGAAAGGCCATTTAAGGTGCCATTTGCCACTGCCTGGTCATTTGTTGCATTTATAGCATCATCAATATTAATTTACTTTGCAACATATCCGGATACGCTTTATGCATTGGGTGCAACCCTTGCCGGCAGCGTTGTCTTTATTTACCAGGCCTATAAAAAGCATTTTCAGGAGCTTTCAATAAAAAATTCACTGTGGATCCCTGTTTATATAATAGTTATGATTATAATATCATACCTTGGCAGCAGTTCAACCGGCGGTATAAACTTAATAAAGTATCCATATGACATAGTATCTGTCATAATAGTAGGCATTGTTTTCTGGTTTGTATCACAGGCATCAGCTCCAAGGTCCGTTAAGGGCGATATGGAATCATTAATAAAAAATGCTCCTGAGGACGTTTAA
- a CDS encoding UbiA-like polyprenyltransferase, which yields MLKKYLDYIKIENMLFDLPFILAGMLIASHYIHYIKFLLILIAGASARTSAMSINRIIGKKYDMINPRKKDWALVSGNIKMKDAILFTLIFIVIFEICTFLLNYLVFYLSFFVVIMFIIDPFLKRYTAIRHIFMGGIIGLGVIGGYLAVKPAFTYNPLIYIISVSVALWVAGFDIIYTIQDIEYDKINGLKTIVNTYGIKNGVYASDLFHISSAVLFFISGIIINSLYYYTALLIIYTIMIKEHLIIRNDINKIMTFFRLNSFIGIVFLIGIALSLR from the coding sequence GTGCTAAAGAAATATTTGGATTATATAAAAATTGAAAACATGTTATTTGATCTTCCATTCATTCTGGCAGGCATGCTAATAGCATCCCATTATATTCATTATATAAAATTTCTTTTAATTTTAATTGCAGGTGCATCTGCAAGAACCTCTGCAATGTCAATAAACAGGATAATTGGAAAAAAATACGATATGATCAATCCAAGAAAAAAAGACTGGGCCCTTGTTTCAGGTAACATAAAAATGAAGGATGCAATTTTATTTACATTAATCTTCATTGTTATATTTGAAATATGCACATTTCTTTTAAATTACCTTGTTTTCTATCTTTCATTTTTTGTTGTTATAATGTTTATAATTGATCCATTTTTGAAAAGGTATACAGCAATCAGGCATATTTTCATGGGTGGAATCATAGGCCTTGGGGTCATCGGTGGTTATCTCGCGGTAAAACCGGCTTTTACATACAATCCATTAATATATATAATATCGGTTTCAGTTGCATTATGGGTTGCCGGTTTTGATATTATATATACCATACAGGACATTGAATACGATAAAATAAATGGGCTTAAAACCATTGTTAATACCTACGGAATAAAAAACGGGGTTTATGCATCAGATTTATTTCATATTTCATCCGCTGTTTTGTTTTTTATCTCCGGTATAATAATAAATTCTTTATACTATTATACAGCTCTTTTAATAATATATACAATAATGATTAAAGAGCATTTAATTATAAGGAATGATATAAATAAAATAATGACCTTTTTTAGATTGAATTCATTTATAGGCATCGTATTTTTAATAGGCATTGCCCTTTCATTAAGATGA
- a CDS encoding AAA family ATPase: MKFIFGRELDLNELYDRKDEISDILKSYKTRQPLAVTGYRRMGKSSILNAARSILEKNDVLVVKFNIEGITSVNDYSSRLLNALIDSISKRYRLKYYREEIKRKINLFLGGIEQIGIRFDNFEFILKRYNDYLDNRLKASEIIENIIDMPEKFAEDLGTKMVLMIDEFQYIRMLKEPFPEILRTMRSRFNEHKNVNYIISGSETGILDEMLNNHDEPFYAFFKNIEIGPFNHDQSIDFLSAGFKDMNLTCDIETLEKIYIITGGIPAWLNLAGIDLSWNKCSIDSFLQDPTYKNIINHELSMLTRNELSLIKMLSSGKGFNEIKISNKYRVVKSLIRHGLVRKINNEYKISDNLINYYLRIQ, encoded by the coding sequence ATGAAGTTTATCTTTGGCCGTGAGCTTGATTTAAATGAATTATACGACAGAAAGGATGAAATTTCAGATATATTAAAATCATATAAAACCAGGCAGCCTCTGGCAGTTACAGGTTACAGAAGAATGGGAAAATCATCAATATTAAATGCCGCAAGATCAATTCTTGAGAAGAATGACGTCCTGGTTGTAAAATTTAACATAGAGGGCATAACAAGTGTAAATGACTATTCATCAAGGCTGCTGAACGCACTTATTGATTCAATATCAAAAAGATACAGGTTGAAGTATTACAGGGAAGAAATAAAAAGGAAGATAAACCTTTTTCTTGGCGGTATTGAACAGATAGGAATAAGATTTGATAATTTTGAATTTATATTAAAGAGATACAATGATTATCTTGATAATAGATTAAAGGCATCAGAGATTATTGAAAATATTATTGATATGCCTGAAAAATTTGCCGAGGACCTTGGAACAAAAATGGTTTTAATGATCGATGAGTTCCAGTACATAAGAATGCTAAAGGAGCCTTTTCCAGAAATATTAAGAACAATGCGCTCAAGATTTAATGAACATAAAAATGTAAATTATATTATATCAGGATCTGAAACAGGAATACTTGATGAAATGCTTAATAACCATGACGAACCGTTCTATGCCTTTTTTAAAAACATTGAAATAGGCCCATTCAACCATGATCAATCCATTGATTTTCTGTCAGCTGGATTTAAAGATATGAATTTAACATGTGATATAGAAACACTTGAAAAGATATATATTATAACAGGTGGCATACCTGCCTGGCTTAACCTTGCAGGCATCGATCTCTCATGGAATAAATGTTCAATAGATTCATTCCTTCAGGATCCAACGTATAAAAATATTATAAATCATGAACTATCAATGCTTACAAGGAATGAACTATCATTAATCAAAATGTTATCATCAGGCAAGGGCTTTAACGAAATAAAAATTTCAAACAAATATCGTGTTGTAAAATCACTTATAAGGCATGGCCTCGTGAGGAAAATAAATAATGAGTATAAAATATCTGATAACCTTATTAATTATTATCTAAGAATTCAATAA
- the acnA gene encoding aconitate hydratase AcnA, with translation MEIRREKVTINRNEYIYYPLSQLGPEVNNLPYSIKILLENVLKNYDNSEINDKTIENILKLRYGSDIAFKPSRVVLQDYTGIPLIVDLAALREYYKKKSLDPEKINPVTKSDLIIDHSIIVDSFGNGDSIVINMKDEFSRNIERYKFLKWAMESFKNLSIVPPGHGIIHQINLEYLSRVAFSENNVMTAESLIGTDSHTTMIGGIGVLGWGVGGLEAEASMLGEPYYMVLPEVIGVKIIGDIKEGVTTTDIVLYITNKLRARNVVGKFVEFFGDINKLTVQDRATISNMAPEYGATIGYFPVDDETIKYINNTNRDGETVKEFFKLQGLFYDGPKNYSDVVEIDLGDIVPSMAGPKNPDELVTLDHLKENVEKIIEGGHDGDVVKNGSVVISAITSCTNTSNPTVLLGAGILAKKAYNLGLFPLDYVKTSLAPGSQVVTEYLKNTGLLEYLEKLNFYVVGYGCTTCIGNAGPLIPAVENDIKKNNVKTFAVLSGNRNFEGRINPYIAGAYLASPILVAAMAIAGRLNFDPYKEPIAKDKNGNNVYLKDIWPTLDEIKEYINMANDPKLYKERYKDVFSGDSNWNSLSSVNDVLYNFDDKSTYIKIPPWLYLEPVKDIKNGRILAIFGDKVTTDHISPAGPILKESVAGKYLMSLGATEMNTFGARRGNHEVMLRGGFSNPKLRNLMSDENGYTIHYPDGKKMTIYDAAMKYRDENVPLVIFAGKQYGSGSSRDWAAKVTALMNIKAVIAESFERIHRSNLVDMGVVPIQIDKKPELKGDEIIEINGLEDLKPGMDITIKINGMALNGKVRVDTEQEVKYIKSGNILKYIAEKN, from the coding sequence ATGGAAATCAGAAGAGAGAAGGTAACAATAAATAGAAATGAATACATATACTATCCATTAAGCCAGCTTGGTCCTGAGGTTAATAATCTTCCATACTCAATAAAAATATTATTAGAAAACGTGCTAAAAAACTACGATAATTCAGAAATTAACGATAAAACAATAGAGAATATATTAAAATTAAGGTATGGTTCAGATATAGCGTTTAAGCCCTCAAGAGTTGTCCTTCAGGACTATACCGGCATACCATTAATTGTTGATCTTGCAGCATTAAGGGAGTATTACAAGAAGAAATCACTTGATCCAGAAAAAATAAATCCTGTAACAAAATCAGATTTAATTATAGATCATTCAATAATAGTTGATTCATTCGGAAACGGCGATTCCATAGTAATAAACATGAAGGATGAGTTCTCAAGGAACATAGAAAGGTACAAATTTTTAAAATGGGCAATGGAATCATTTAAAAACCTTAGCATTGTACCTCCAGGTCACGGAATAATACACCAGATAAACCTTGAATATCTTTCAAGAGTTGCATTTTCAGAGAACAATGTAATGACAGCTGAAAGTTTAATAGGAACGGATTCGCATACAACAATGATAGGCGGCATAGGCGTCCTTGGCTGGGGCGTTGGCGGCCTTGAGGCAGAAGCCTCCATGCTTGGAGAGCCATATTACATGGTGCTTCCGGAGGTAATCGGTGTAAAAATTATTGGAGATATTAAAGAGGGTGTAACCACAACAGACATTGTTCTTTACATAACAAATAAGTTAAGGGCAAGAAACGTTGTTGGCAAATTCGTTGAGTTCTTCGGGGATATTAATAAATTAACAGTTCAGGATCGTGCAACGATATCAAACATGGCACCTGAATACGGTGCAACAATAGGCTATTTCCCTGTTGATGACGAAACCATAAAATATATAAATAATACAAACCGCGACGGTGAAACTGTTAAGGAATTCTTTAAACTTCAGGGGCTATTCTACGATGGCCCAAAAAATTACAGCGATGTTGTTGAAATAGACCTTGGTGACATTGTTCCATCCATGGCCGGTCCAAAGAATCCTGATGAGCTTGTTACACTGGATCATTTAAAGGAAAATGTGGAAAAGATTATCGAGGGCGGGCATGACGGCGACGTTGTAAAAAATGGTTCTGTTGTAATCTCTGCAATAACAAGCTGCACAAACACATCCAATCCAACGGTTTTGCTTGGCGCAGGCATACTTGCAAAGAAGGCATACAATCTCGGGCTTTTCCCGCTGGATTATGTTAAGACAAGCCTGGCCCCTGGATCACAGGTTGTCACAGAGTATTTAAAAAATACCGGCCTGCTTGAATACCTTGAAAAATTAAACTTCTACGTTGTTGGCTATGGCTGCACAACATGCATAGGCAACGCCGGTCCCTTAATACCTGCAGTTGAGAACGATATAAAAAAGAACAATGTAAAGACATTCGCGGTGTTAAGCGGAAACAGGAACTTTGAAGGCAGGATAAATCCATACATAGCGGGCGCCTACCTGGCATCTCCAATACTTGTTGCGGCCATGGCAATTGCAGGAAGATTAAATTTCGATCCATATAAAGAGCCAATAGCAAAGGATAAAAATGGAAATAATGTATATTTAAAGGATATATGGCCAACACTGGATGAGATCAAGGAATACATAAACATGGCAAACGATCCAAAGCTTTATAAAGAACGCTATAAGGATGTCTTCTCAGGGGATAGTAACTGGAACTCATTGTCTTCAGTAAATGACGTTTTATACAATTTTGATGATAAATCCACATATATAAAGATACCCCCATGGCTCTACCTTGAGCCCGTAAAGGATATAAAAAATGGCAGAATTCTTGCAATCTTCGGCGACAAGGTAACAACGGATCATATATCACCGGCAGGCCCAATATTAAAGGAATCCGTTGCGGGAAAATATTTAATGAGCCTTGGTGCAACTGAAATGAACACCTTTGGTGCCAGACGTGGAAATCATGAGGTTATGCTCCGTGGTGGTTTCTCAAACCCAAAGCTCAGAAATTTAATGAGCGATGAGAACGGTTATACAATACATTATCCGGATGGCAAAAAGATGACAATATACGATGCCGCAATGAAATACAGGGATGAAAATGTACCACTTGTAATCTTTGCAGGAAAACAGTACGGTTCTGGCAGTTCCAGGGACTGGGCGGCCAAGGTTACAGCATTAATGAATATAAAGGCCGTTATAGCAGAGAGCTTTGAAAGGATACACCGCAGCAACCTCGTTGACATGGGCGTTGTTCCAATACAAATAGATAAAAAGCCCGAGCTTAAGGGCGATGAAATCATAGAAATAAATGGCCTTGAGGATCTAAAACCAGGAATGGATATAACAATAAAAATAAATGGAATGGCATTAAACGGGAAGGTCCGTGTTGATACCGAGCAGGAGGTAAAGTACATTAAAAGCGGTAATATTTTGAAATATATAGCAGAAAAAAATTAA
- a CDS encoding NADH-quinone oxidoreductase subunit 5 family protein: MISLYLLIIIIPAAGFPLEYLLKRFTGLYSSLAILASLLILIDAYIYGGNIYVHYTWFYNIDFGIYIDHLSLIMAFIVLSVSLIINVFSVFYMGKDPRNRTYFSEISIFVASMLGLVLSSNLVFTFLFWELVGIMSYLLIGFWYFKPNAAYAAKKSLLITRLGDLSFIIGLSIIYVSLNRIDPASPLSIPYLISNSGYISKIIGKYTLTLSLMFIFIGALSKSAQFPLHVWLPDAMEGPTTVSALIHAATMVTAGVYIIARLFPLFYYSYSMYTIAIIGSVTAILGALMGIAVNDMKRILAYSTMSQLGYMFSALGMSGIFFYSGVSFAMYQLLVHAVFKALLFMSAAVVMMYTLETRDIRSLGGLFRKMPATAILMLIGSITLAGIPPTAGFYSKDEIVFLGYAYFERTGNIVPFMLLLITEAVTSIYIFRMYFNIFLGKTKTKAAENAKDPKFIYLIPLIILAFLSLFLGPFRYNFYKFIDPHVYIYTPPAYIEVVTVIAALSGIYIAYIIYNINFNSGLYNIIRNRFYIDRFYNYIANVFIEISFVTGIFDRIYDNFLDNMAGKIVKTGTMLKRIQNGSLEYYIIFLLGGLAAIFTIVEFMVML; encoded by the coding sequence ATGATCAGCCTTTATCTATTGATTATAATCATTCCAGCTGCAGGATTTCCATTAGAATACCTGTTAAAAAGATTTACAGGTCTTTACAGTTCATTGGCAATTCTCGCATCATTGTTAATATTAATTGATGCATATATTTATGGAGGGAATATATATGTTCATTACACATGGTTTTATAACATAGATTTTGGAATTTATATTGATCATCTATCCTTAATAATGGCTTTTATTGTCTTGTCAGTATCATTAATAATAAACGTTTTTTCAGTATTTTACATGGGTAAAGACCCAAGGAATAGAACCTATTTTTCAGAGATAAGCATATTTGTTGCCTCAATGCTTGGCCTTGTTCTTTCATCAAATCTTGTATTTACTTTTTTGTTCTGGGAGCTTGTCGGCATAATGTCATATCTTTTAATAGGTTTCTGGTACTTTAAGCCTAATGCAGCATATGCTGCAAAGAAATCATTATTAATAACAAGGCTTGGTGATCTATCCTTTATTATTGGCCTATCGATTATATATGTATCACTTAACAGAATAGATCCGGCCAGTCCTTTAAGTATACCATACCTAATATCAAATTCAGGTTATATATCAAAAATAATTGGAAAATACACATTGACACTTTCATTGATGTTTATATTTATAGGTGCATTATCAAAATCTGCACAGTTTCCATTGCATGTCTGGCTTCCTGATGCCATGGAGGGGCCAACAACGGTATCCGCGCTGATACATGCTGCAACAATGGTTACTGCAGGTGTATATATAATAGCAAGGCTGTTCCCATTGTTTTATTATTCATATTCAATGTATACAATAGCCATTATTGGCTCTGTTACAGCCATACTTGGTGCATTAATGGGCATCGCTGTAAATGATATGAAAAGGATACTTGCATATTCAACCATGAGCCAGCTTGGATACATGTTCTCGGCACTTGGCATGTCCGGAATATTTTTCTATTCCGGTGTTTCATTTGCAATGTACCAGCTGCTTGTCCATGCCGTTTTTAAGGCATTGCTATTCATGTCCGCGGCCGTTGTAATGATGTACACGCTTGAAACAAGGGATATAAGATCCCTTGGTGGCCTGTTCAGAAAAATGCCGGCAACCGCAATATTAATGCTTATAGGCTCCATAACGCTTGCAGGCATTCCGCCGACTGCAGGCTTCTATTCAAAGGATGAGATAGTTTTCCTTGGTTATGCATACTTTGAAAGAACCGGGAATATTGTACCCTTCATGCTTTTATTAATAACCGAGGCTGTTACGTCCATTTATATATTTAGAATGTACTTTAATATTTTTCTTGGTAAGACAAAAACAAAGGCTGCTGAAAATGCCAAAGATCCAAAATTTATATATTTAATACCGTTGATAATATTAGCATTTCTATCACTGTTCCTTGGCCCATTCAGGTATAATTTCTATAAATTTATAGATCCGCATGTTTATATATATACACCACCTGCCTACATTGAGGTAGTAACGGTAATTGCCGCGCTTTCTGGTATTTACATTGCATACATTATATATAATATAAATTTCAACTCAGGTTTATACAATATAATAAGAAACAGGTTCTATATTGATAGATTCTATAATTATATAGCCAATGTTTTTATTGAAATATCTTTTGTTACGGGCATTTTTGATAGAATATATGATAATTTTCTTGATAATATGGCAGGAAAAATTGTTAAAACCGGTACCATGCTAAAAAGGATTCAAAATGGTTCATTAGAATATTATATAATCTTCCTGCTTGGTGGCCTTGCTGCAATATTTACAATTGTTGAGTTTATGGTGATGCTATGA
- a CDS encoding DUF7479 domain-containing protein, with the protein MDVKVCPHCNINMELKNAPFIYKGTSLGDYEAYVCPNCGRAFFTEESYKTITKYIVKRKN; encoded by the coding sequence ATGGATGTAAAGGTTTGCCCGCACTGCAATATTAACATGGAGTTAAAAAATGCGCCATTTATATATAAGGGAACATCTCTTGGGGATTATGAGGCCTATGTATGCCCAAATTGTGGCAGGGCGTTTTTCACAGAGGAATCTTATAAAACAATAACAAAATACATAGTTAAAAGAAAAAATTGA
- a CDS encoding NADH-quinone oxidoreductase subunit M, which translates to MILEILLLSFLTGSIAAFFIKDNARIFSILYTLIITFVFILYSIFKFINYNGSLISVFNYNIVSYSNSGLSFYITLSFGLTGFTDALIIMSMVVTLFALMISDYNNPSFYGLIMITGFGLSGFFASMNFLFFYVFWEVVIIPMFIIISRYGGNNKRLISLKFFIYTHLGSLFLLLSIFTLSGYYFIDTNVLTFQIHTLMNPYFQRTIPRAGYYFIIFGFLAAFLIKLPAFPLHEWLPNAHYTAPFPGSIMLSGGLLSMGGYGLLGILYPVSGLFPKILIYILISTGIIGIVYFSLTSMFQTNLKRMIAYSSAAEMSFVLVSFGTSVISSGYPRVLDLSGGMYQTVAHSFVISLAFASLFYIYKRTGTLQIYGLGGIQRNIPMASSFFMISMLASFGVPALAGFIGEFSIIVGSYYSIGLLTLIIVAGLMIATGYFLWAVQRSLYGIYNENLGKLNDLNGYELLILLTMLLVSIFFGIYPEPVFGIMHLYAMKI; encoded by the coding sequence ATGATTCTTGAGATATTATTATTATCATTTTTAACAGGTTCAATCGCCGCATTTTTCATCAAGGATAATGCCAGGATCTTTTCAATATTGTATACATTAATCATAACGTTTGTTTTTATATTATATTCGATATTTAAATTCATAAACTACAACGGCTCATTAATATCGGTATTTAATTACAATATTGTTTCATATTCAAATTCTGGGCTCTCATTTTATATAACATTATCATTTGGGCTGACCGGTTTCACGGATGCCCTGATAATAATGTCCATGGTTGTAACGTTATTTGCATTAATGATCTCTGATTATAATAATCCATCATTCTATGGTCTGATCATGATAACAGGCTTTGGATTATCAGGATTCTTTGCATCGATGAATTTTCTGTTTTTCTACGTTTTCTGGGAGGTCGTCATAATTCCAATGTTTATAATTATCTCAAGGTACGGCGGCAATAATAAAAGGCTTATATCATTAAAGTTTTTTATATATACGCATCTTGGTTCATTATTTTTGCTTTTAAGCATCTTTACATTGTCCGGCTACTATTTCATTGATACAAATGTATTAACGTTTCAGATACATACTTTAATGAATCCGTACTTTCAGAGAACAATACCAAGGGCAGGATACTATTTTATAATCTTCGGCTTCCTTGCTGCATTTCTTATAAAGCTACCAGCCTTTCCCCTTCACGAGTGGCTGCCAAATGCACATTACACTGCACCGTTTCCTGGAAGCATAATGCTCTCAGGTGGCCTGCTCTCCATGGGCGGCTATGGTCTTCTTGGTATTTTGTATCCTGTATCAGGCCTTTTCCCAAAAATCTTGATATACATATTAATATCCACTGGAATCATTGGTATTGTTTATTTTTCATTAACATCAATGTTTCAGACAAACCTTAAAAGAATGATAGCATATTCAAGCGCTGCAGAGATGTCCTTTGTTCTTGTATCATTTGGTACATCAGTAATATCAAGCGGTTATCCAAGGGTTCTTGACCTCTCTGGAGGCATGTATCAAACAGTAGCGCATAGTTTTGTAATATCACTTGCCTTTGCATCGCTTTTCTACATTTATAAAAGAACCGGTACGCTTCAGATATACGGCCTTGGTGGTATTCAAAGAAATATTCCCATGGCATCGTCGTTCTTTATGATCTCAATGCTTGCATCTTTTGGTGTTCCGGCACTTGCAGGTTTCATCGGTGAGTTTTCAATAATAGTTGGATCCTATTATTCGATAGGTCTTTTAACGTTAATTATTGTTGCAGGACTAATGATAGCCACCGGATACTTTCTATGGGCGGTACAGCGTTCACTCTATGGCATTTACAATGAAAACCTTGGTAAATTAAATGATTTAAATGGATACGAACTCCTGATTTTATTAACCATGCTCCTTGTATCCATATTTTTCGGCATCTATCCGGAACCGGTTTTTGGAATTATGCATCTTTATGCCATGAAAATCTAG